The Campylobacter sp. genome contains the following window.
GGCAAGGCGGTAAGCGGCTCGGCGATCACGATCACGATGGAGGGTACGCGCGCGCTCGTCGTGGAGATCCAAGCGCTCGTGTGCGAGAGCGGCTATCCGAAGCGCAGCGCTACGGGCTTTGATAAAAACCGCCTCGATATGCTTCTGGCGCTGCTTGATCGCAAGCTTGAGATCGGGCTTGGCGGATACGACGTCTTCGTAAACGTAAGCGGCGGCGTAAAGATCACCGAAACGGCGTGCGATCTAGCCGTCGTCGCGGCGATCGTAAGCAGCTTCAAAAACCGCCCTATCAGCAAAGAGAGCGTCTTCATCGGCGAGGTGAGCCTAAACGGCGAGATCAGAGAGATCTTTAACCTCGATGCGCGCCTGAAGGAAGCTGCGATGCAGAAATTTAAAAACGCGATCGTCCCGATGAAGCCGCAAAACGCGCAGGGGCTTAAAATTTTTCACGCCACGGAGATCACGCAAATTTTAGATTGGATGTGAAATATAATGATGGAAAATAATCAACTCTCGGAATCGGTTAATGTTGTTGGTACGTTCTGTCTATTATTTATTATAGCGATTGAAATACTAATGCTAGTGGTACTTTTGTGGTTAGATAAGCAAAATTTTATCCCAGCGGTTATAATATTTGCATTAGGATTTATTATACTTATTTTAGTAAATAAGAAACCTCAACTATTTGATAGATTAGATAAAATATTTAAAAAGTGGGGTTTTTTATCATTAAAAAAGTCATCTATAATTTTTATTATTCCATTTGCTATCTCTTTTGAAATTTTGAGTTCTGCAATAGCAAATAATTCTTTAGCATTACTTATATTGACTATTTTTATGATTGTTTATTATTTTTACATATCACGTATATTTAGCAGTACTATAATATCAATATTGTATGGTATTATTATAATAACTATTTTTTTAATGATCATACCAACTTTGATAATAGCATTTTTAGCATTAACTATTCTGCTCATGCGACTTATGTGGGCTTGTAAATTTAATTTGACAAAAATAATTATATATATAACTTTTTTAATATATTTAAAAATGATGGTACAGCTTATTTTTGAATTTCATCAATTTAATATATTGCCATTATTTCATAATTATTACGCTATTAATAATTCATCGCTTTTAAAAGTATTAGTTCCTATGATTTATGGTACATATATTTGGCTTATAAGTTTCATTTTAGCTAATGAAAAGTTGTCGATATTTGTGAATGAAATAATATCTAGGTTTTCTGCTATAGTATTATTGTTTATTGCATTTCTCAGTAATGATATGTTAATAGAAATTTTTACTGAAAAGACACAGCTTCCAGATAAGCAAGTAATTAAAATTATATCTATGGCTATACAATATTTTACAATACCTTCATTACTTGCACTGATAGTTTTTAAAATTATAGATTTTTTGCAAGAAAATTCGTGTGACAATAAACAGATAAATTTATTAAGTTTTAAGGGATATCAGTGAAGCCGAATTGCATCGTCAAATCCGTCATTTTGTTTTTCATCAGAGCGCAAAGCTTAAACGTCAAATTTAGCAAGCTCGACGCCGTCGTATCGCGCGCTTACGCCAAATATGGGGTGCTGTTTAAGCTAAGCGTGCCGCTACTTGCCGCAGCATCAGTATTTGCGCTGTTTAACCTATACGATTTTGCCAAAGCCAACTATGCACTGACGATCTTTTTGCTCGCTTTGGGCTCGCCACTGCTTGCGTATAGCTTTTTTAAGGCGATAAAATCGGCGATGACTTTCGCGCTATTTGTGATCCCCTTTGCGGCGGTGTTTGCGATCATCGCGGTGACGGGCGCGGAAAAGCTTGATAACTCGCTAAATTTCAACATCGTCTTTCCGCTGTTTTTCACCCTCGTATGGTTTGCGATGTCGGTGATCGCTGATGAGGACGTGGCGCAGATCATGAATAAGATCGTATCGAAGCTCTCGACGCTTTTTGTGACGATTTTCATCCTTTACAACTACGAGGCGCTACATGGGATTTTAACCGCAAGCGCGGGAGGGTATCGAGCGAGCGAGGATGAGCTAAGCGCGCTTGATCTGGTATTTATGACGATTAGATTTTTCACGCTGCCTTCGATTTTTACGTTGATGATTTTTGAGATCAAAGATTATCTTTTTATCAGATATGACGCATTCGTGCAGGCTCAGCAGGAGCGTATGGAGGATTTAAAAGATTCCAAGGGCTCGAAGTAAAATTTTAAAGCCTAGCTCGATCTAGCTTTGCGCGCCGTAAATACTCGCAAATACTAAAGATTACGACCGCCGTGTGCACGCTGGCTTAGGCGCGGCAGTGGGACTAATAAAATTTGAAATGAAATTTTAGGACAAAATTTTGAGATGGAATTTTAATGACACACCGCTTATGCGGGGGTTAGGATTTAAAGCCGCAAAGCTTCAAATCCCGACCCACATCAAATTTAAAATTCTAAAAGAAGCTGTATATGTCGTCTAAAAGGAAGTATTTTTTATCGACGGTGCCTTTGTAGAAAGGCTCGAAAGTATCGTTATACGCTTTTTTGAAAAAGCCCTCTTTGCTAAGCGAAATGAGCGCTTGATTAACGGCTTCTGCGAGATCTGCGTTGCCTTTTTGCATCGCGATGCCTAAAAATACGTTCTCGCCAAGACTTTTGATATTAACCTCGACGCTAGGATCTGCGACCGGATAGACCATCACAAATAGATTATCGTCGCACGCGCCGTCGATCTCGCCGCTCTTTAACCGCTTGTAGCAATCGGAGGAATTTTTGCAATACACTAGATTGTAGCCGCCGTCCTTTTGCATAAACGCTTCGCCCGTCGAGCCGCGAATGACGCCTACTTTCTTACCTCGCAGATCGCTCATTTTTTGGATATTGTCGCTTT
Protein-coding sequences here:
- a CDS encoding transporter substrate-binding domain-containing protein; this translates as MKKSLFLIVLSCIFALANSLSQIKQSKVIRIAVYENEPPFSRVTDNGFEGFDVELANAIGGKILGDTGGRIELIPVSAQARFPSIQNNQADMLIAAASVTEERKKNYEFSMPYLSVNSGVLTRKSDNIQKMSDLRGKKVGVIRGSTGEAFMQKDGGYNLVYCKNSSDCYKRLKSGEIDGACDDNLFVMVYPVADPSVEVNIKSLGENVFLGIAMQKGNADLAEAVNQALISLSKEGFFKKAYNDTFEPFYKGTVDKKYFLLDDIYSFF